One Gemmatimonadaceae bacterium DNA segment encodes these proteins:
- a CDS encoding amino acid permease, protein MKQPGNADLAGSRGGHHADASAPASSGGGEPSTTSGAGDGPLPRRIGLWTAVAILVGSTIGSGIFRSPAGIADKLPGTLPLLAVWVTGGIFALCGALSLAEAGSAFPQTGGVYIYIREAWGRLAAFLFGWSEVTLIRAAALGATSTTFAEYFVRVTGNNPGLAPYDGYVHYIAAVAILLTAGFNYVGVRTAGAVQNITTLAKVGGLLFIIVLAFSLGLPKTGGNYTPVAPSGSFSIGAFGLALVSVLWVYDGWADLSFVGGEVENPRRNLPRALIIGTVAIIVIYLLANLAYLAVLPVSEMRTSKLVAADVADRLLGSGGVAFVAIVVMISTFGGLNGSMFTGPRVLFAMADDKLLFKSMAAVHPRYHTPYVAIAVSAMLGVVFVLAGTFEQLADAFVTAIVPFYAMAVGSVFVLRRRADYNPSFRVPGYPVVPALFILSTTLLLINAIVDPSSRWPTLAVLGVILVGIPVYFLTVGRARPGAA, encoded by the coding sequence CAGCCTGGCAATGCTGATCTTGCTGGCTCGCGCGGAGGCCACCACGCCGACGCTAGCGCGCCCGCTTCTTCTGGTGGTGGCGAGCCTTCGACCACCTCCGGGGCTGGTGACGGCCCGCTTCCGCGGCGCATCGGATTGTGGACCGCGGTGGCCATTCTGGTTGGCTCCACCATCGGCTCGGGAATTTTCCGATCTCCGGCCGGCATAGCAGACAAACTTCCCGGCACGCTGCCGCTTCTCGCTGTCTGGGTGACCGGCGGCATTTTTGCGCTTTGCGGGGCACTCAGCCTGGCTGAGGCGGGGAGCGCGTTTCCCCAGACCGGCGGCGTCTATATCTATATAAGAGAAGCGTGGGGCAGGCTGGCGGCGTTTCTCTTTGGCTGGTCGGAGGTGACGCTGATCCGGGCTGCGGCACTCGGCGCGACATCGACGACGTTTGCTGAGTACTTCGTGCGAGTGACTGGCAACAATCCGGGTCTTGCCCCTTACGATGGCTATGTGCACTACATCGCCGCCGTCGCGATTCTTTTGACTGCCGGGTTCAATTACGTGGGCGTAAGAACGGCGGGTGCGGTGCAGAATATCACCACGCTGGCCAAAGTCGGTGGCCTCCTTTTCATCATTGTGCTTGCGTTCAGCCTGGGCCTTCCGAAGACCGGCGGGAATTACACGCCTGTAGCTCCAAGCGGCAGTTTCTCGATCGGCGCGTTCGGGCTGGCGCTCGTCTCGGTCTTGTGGGTTTATGACGGCTGGGCCGATTTGAGCTTCGTCGGCGGAGAGGTAGAGAATCCGCGGCGGAATCTGCCGCGCGCTCTGATTATCGGCACCGTTGCGATCATCGTGATTTATCTGCTCGCCAATCTGGCTTATCTCGCCGTTCTGCCGGTATCCGAGATGCGAACCTCGAAGCTGGTTGCGGCCGACGTCGCAGACCGGCTCCTCGGCAGCGGCGGCGTTGCTTTCGTGGCGATTGTCGTGATGATCTCGACCTTTGGCGGCCTGAACGGCTCGATGTTCACCGGCCCGCGGGTTTTGTTTGCGATGGCGGATGACAAGCTCTTATTCAAGAGCATGGCCGCGGTGCACCCGCGGTATCATACCCCTTACGTGGCGATTGCGGTGTCCGCGATGCTGGGGGTGGTTTTCGTTCTTGCCGGAACTTTCGAGCAGCTTGCCGATGCATTTGTGACGGCGATCGTGCCTTTCTACGCAATGGCCGTCGGGTCTGTGTTCGTGTTGAGGCGCAGGGCGGATTACAACCCGTCGTTCCGGGTGCCGGGCTATCCCGTGGTTCCAGCGCTATTCATTCTGTCGACGACGCTGCTCCTCATAAACGCCATCGTTGATCCCTCGAGCAGATGGCCAACGCTTGCGGTGCTTGGCGTGATACTGGTGGGAATTCCTGTCTATTTTCTGACTGTTGGACGGGCGCGGCCAGGTGCGGCGTGA